A portion of the Phyllopteryx taeniolatus isolate TA_2022b chromosome 15, UOR_Ptae_1.2, whole genome shotgun sequence genome contains these proteins:
- the LOC133465230 gene encoding ubiquitin-conjugating enzyme E2 G1-like, whose amino-acid sequence MTGQSALLLRKQLADLNKNPVEGFSAGLVDDNDIFQWEVVVIGPQDTLFEGGFFKATLTFPRDYPLRPPKMKFITEIWHPNVAKNGDVCISILHEPGEDKYGYEKPEERWLPIHTVETIMISVISMLADPNGDSPANVDAAKEWRDDPKGVFKKKVARCVRKSQEMAFD is encoded by the exons atgacggGACAGTCGGCGTTGTTGCTACGTAAACAATTAGCAG ATTTGAACAAGAACCCCGTGGAAGGCTTCTCGGCTGGTCTTGTGGACGACAATGACATCTTTCAGTGGGAAGTGGTCGTCATTGGACCCCAGGACACACTATT TGAAGGAGGGTTCTTCAAGGCCACTTTAACCTTTCCCCGGGATTATCCTTTAAGACCTCCCAAAATGAAGTTCATCACCGAAATCTGGCATCCTAACG TTGCAAAAAATGGCGACGTATGCATATCCATCCTACATGAGCCTGGAGAAGACAAGTATGGCTACGAGAAGCCGGAGGAGCGGTGGTTGCCAATCCATACCGTGGAGACCATAATGATCAGCGTCATCTCCATGTTAGCAGACCCCAACGGCGACTCTCCCGCTAACGTCGACGCAGCA AAGGAGTGGCGTGATGATCCTAAGggtgtttttaagaaaaaggtTGCACGTTGTGTCCGGAAAAGTCAAGAGATGGCTTTTGATTGA